DNA from Streptomyces sp. NBC_01260:
TGAGGGCTTCCGGCGGCGAGCGAATGAGGCTGCAATGAGTGATCTGACGAAGCCCGAGATCGACCTTCCGGAGGGTGACGCTCCCACCGAGCTGACAATCCGCGACCTCGTCGTCGGGGACGGGCTTGAGGCGAAGCCGGGCAGGGTTGTCCAGGTTCACTACGTCGGGGTCACCTTCGAGTCTGGAAAGGAATTCGACACCTCCTGGGACCGGGGCCAGACGTTCAAGTTCGCCGTGGGCGGTGGCAAGGTCATCAAGGGCTGGGACCGCGGGGTCAGAGGGATGAAGGTCGGCGGCCGGCGCGAGATCAGCGTTCCCCCGCACCTCGGCTACGGCAACCAGTCACCCTCGCCGTTGATCCCGGCGGGCTCGACACT
Protein-coding regions in this window:
- a CDS encoding FKBP-type peptidyl-prolyl cis-trans isomerase; amino-acid sequence: MSDLTKPEIDLPEGDAPTELTIRDLVVGDGLEAKPGRVVQVHYVGVTFESGKEFDTSWDRGQTFKFAVGGGKVIKGWDRGVRGMKVGGRREISVPPHLGYGNQSPSPLIPAGSTLGRVSGRDQSVGFVLVERVDRVVRCV